From the Cloacibacillus sp. genome, the window CTTGGCGAGATGAAGCGCTGCTTCGCGGTCTGGAATAAGGTGGGGCTGCTGCCGAAGGGAATGCCAAGAAGGCCGGGGATGGCCGAAAAATTCCCTTGGTACCGGTAAATCGGCGTTTATAAGCACGATTTGCGTCATAAAAAGGGGGCTCCGAATCCTCACCGTATGAAGATACGGTTCCGGTATCGGAGCCCCCTTTTTATTTAGCAACTCGCACTTCTAAACGCCGATTTATCCCCGATATGGGAAACTGTAAATAGTGGTTTATCGTCCAGCATATTGAGGCAAAAGCCGCCGTGTGTCCCTGCCTTGTTGCACCGGCCTCCGAGCCGGCGCCCAGTGTCTCCGGGCTGTTTCTGTTTCATGACATGCGGGAAAGACAAAACCCAAGTCTCTGGATGCCGGGTCAAGCCCGGCATGACAAACAAAAGCAAAGCAAAATTGTATTTATCTACCTTATTGAAGATAAATCGGCGTTTAGACGTGCGAGTTGCTAAATAACTTTGGGCTCTGGAACCGGAGCCGTATTTTCATACGGCGAGGATGCCAGAGCCCGAAGTTATGACGCAAATCGTGCGTATAAACGCCGATTTACTACGGTTTAACCAGCGGCAGCTCGGGATTTCCCGCCCATGCCTGAAATCCTTCGTCGTAGTTCTGGCTCTTCACGAAACCGCTGTAGCGGAGGAGCATCGTGACGAAGGCCGAGCGGACGCCAGCCGTATCGTAGACGACGATCTCGCTATCCGGCGTGATGCCGTGCTGTGCGAGAAGGGCCTGCACCTCTTCAGCCGGTTTGAAGTGGCTGTCGGCGGTGAGGAATGATTCCCTCGGGATGTTGATCGCTCCGGGAAGATGCCCCGCGCGCTTCTCCTGGAAGGGACGGATCTTGCCGAGGAACTCCGGCTCGGTGCGGACGTCGAGGATTACGAGGCCAGGCTTGCCGATATTGTTGTTTATCCACTCGGTGGTGGCGGTATAGTTCGGAACGTATTGTTTGATCGTGAAGGCGACGGCTTTATTGGTGTTTTTGGTCTTTGTCACCTGTCCGCCGGCCGCCTTCCATGCGCCGATGCCGCCCTCAAGTATCTTGGCGTTTTTGATTCCGGCCTGACGCAGTATCCAGAGGGTCCAGCCGCTCTGCCCCCATCCGCCCGCGTCGCAGTAGGCGATGACCGTCTTCTTGCCGTCGACGCCGAGCGCGCCGATGCGTTTGGCCATCGTCGCCGCGGGCCAGATGACGCCCCATTTTTCAGTTCCCTGTTTCGCGTTCATGTTTGCGAAATAGGTCCACGGCGCGTTGACCGCACCGGGGATGTGTCCGCCGCTGTAGAGGCTCTCGGGGCGTGAGTCGATAAGTATCACCTTGCCGCGGTTGGTCTTGAGCCATTCGGCGCTGACGACGAGGCTTTCCCTTGTCTCGGGGGCTCCGGCCTGCATCGCCGCCGGTTTCAGCGGACGTCCTGCCGGTATCTCAGCCGCGTCTGTGACGGC encodes:
- a CDS encoding rhodanese-like domain-containing protein — encoded protein: MKKFLTMMLVTALVAGATSAVAATEETKNNDSAADSILSQVQANKAANKEKAGDQKEAAAPKKAEEKKPEAEKAPAPAQKETTKKNEASSTMDQIVKEAAEKAAKEQETSPNNRGTVAVPPAETKKAEPAASAPAKTEPATAVKPAEPVKTAPEQPKAAEPAAPVTPAVTDAAEIPAGRPLKPAAMQAGAPETRESLVVSAEWLKTNRGKVILIDSRPESLYSGGHIPGAVNAPWTYFANMNAKQGTEKWGVIWPAATMAKRIGALGVDGKKTVIAYCDAGGWGQSGWTLWILRQAGIKNAKILEGGIGAWKAAGGQVTKTKNTNKAVAFTIKQYVPNYTATTEWINNNIGKPGLVILDVRTEPEFLGKIRPFQEKRAGHLPGAINIPRESFLTADSHFKPAEEVQALLAQHGITPDSEIVVYDTAGVRSAFVTMLLRYSGFVKSQNYDEGFQAWAGNPELPLVKP